The following are from one region of the Fusarium keratoplasticum isolate Fu6.1 chromosome 4, whole genome shotgun sequence genome:
- a CDS encoding 2EXR domain-containing protein, translating to MNNTFHRFVYLPWDIREQIWKFALRPSLPGVHTFKLYKPNSGNGTDENIDIIACHTRQGSLRLAAPDREQKSPTGNHSTEITQNQGNYSTYLIDGGLWTVCKELRHVIQRHFGFPKWRSLHDEDPERFRHEAVRKLDMPAIGYFAGKDPYFFTVLPNRDLFILQPQNISMMTPGDISWHARVGARWQGFQGFQHIALEYNKWWEYILSDFSNPKHEAIIKVLITLGYHAVGDKLWFIDYTLRRRHEVVAEPSSSRNRESATFYLQGQRFVEVECSPNSLENWKYTERFDVLS from the exons ATGAACAACACGTTCCATCGCTTCGTTTATCTCCCCTGGGATATTCGGGAGCAGATATGGAAATTCGCGCTTCGACCATCTCTCCCCGGTGTCCACACCTTCAAACTCTACAAGCCCAACTCAGGCAACGGCACAGATGAGAATATTGATATCATTGCCTGTCACACACGCCAGGGTTCCCTACGTCTCGCCGCCCCTGATCGCGAGCAAAAGTCCCCTACCGGGAACCACAGTACGGAAATCACCCAGAACCAGGGTAATTATTCGACGTACCTCATCGATGGGGGGCTATGGACTGTCTGCAAAGAGTTGAGGCACGTTATACAACGCCATTTCGGCTTTCCCAAGTGGCGATCCTTGCACGACGAAGACCCCGAGAGATTCCGACATGAGGCAGTACGGAAACTGGATATGCCAGCAATAGGCTACTTTGCGGGTAAAGACCCCTACTTCTTTACCGTCTTGCCGAACCGGgatctcttcatccttcagCCTCAGAACATAAGCATGATGACTCCAGGCGATATTAGCTGGCATGCTCGCGTTGGAGCCCGTTGGCAGGGCTTTCAAGGGTTCCAACACATCGCGCTGGAATACAATAAGTGGTGGGAATACATCCTATCTGATTTCTCCAACCCTAAACATGAGGCTATCATCAAAGTTCTTATTACACTGGGGTACCATGCCGTTGGTGATAAGCTATGGTTTATCGATTATACCCTCAGACGAAGACACGAAGTGGTTGCTGagccgtcttcatctcgcAACAGGGAAAGCGCCACTTTTTATCTTCAAGGTCAGCGGTTCGTTGAGGTAGAATGCTCCCCCAACAGTCTAGAGAACTGGAAGTACACCGAGAGA TTCGATGTGCTCTCATGA
- a CDS encoding PKS-ER domain-containing protein, with the protein MTVTQEPLHKAAVVVRSDSSFRFEVRSVPIPQPKPWEVLVKLSATGVCGTDMGLAAGHLGPSCDILGHEGVGRVVRIGDGVDPSIVKTGDRVGIAWVRDVCGRCSCCREPGGETRCRELQNSGRNWDGTFAEHCVVPSRYVLVLPEDSALPDELIAPVLCGGVTAYKAVKTCGATPGEWVAVVGAAGGVGGLAVQYAKAMGYQVAAVDVGPSQEACLKAGADAYFDATDPNIVSALKKVTPDEVGAKAVVVTANSGKAYQTALDLVAVFGTLVCVGIPPPDQPLTLHPITVMDRGIRIIGTLVGTRTDTLEALEFVRRGAVKPVVNTVGFDQLNDVTSKFGNITGKFVAQF; encoded by the exons ATGACTGTAACTCAAGAACCTCTCCACAAGGCTGCGGTTGTAGTC CGTTCAGACTCCAGCTTCCGCTTTGAAGTACGCTCAGTACCAATCCCGCAACCCAAGCCATGGGAAGTTCTCGTCAAACTATCCGCCACAGGCGTCTGCGGCACCGACATGGGCCTTGCAGCTGGCCATCTTGGTCCATCCTGTGATATCCTCGGCCACGAAGGCGTAGGCCGTGTTGTACGAATCGGTGATGGAGTTGACCCCAGTATCGTCAAGACGGGCGACCGTGTTGGAATTGCTTGGGTTCGTGATGTCTGTGGACGATGCTCTTGTTGTCGTGAGCCTGGTGGCGAGACGAGATGTCGCGAGCTTCAGAATTCGGGGCGGAATTGGGACGGGACCTTTGCTGAGCATTGTGTCGTGCCGAGCCGATATGTGTTGGTTCTTCCGGAGGATTCTGCTCTGCCGGATGAACTCATCGCTCCAGTGCTATGCGGCGGTGTCACGGCATACAAGGCAGTCAAGACGTGTGGAGCTACTCCAGGAGAGTGGGTAGCCGTTGTAGGAGCAGCTGGAGGCGTTGGAGGGCTCGCAGTGCAGTATGCAAAGGCCATGGGATATCAAGTTGCTGCTGTCGATGTCGGACCTTCTCAGGAAGCCTGCCTCAAAGCAGGAGCCGATGCGTACTTTGACGCTACAGATCCAAACATTGTGTCTGCCCTGAAAAAGGTGACTCCTGACGAGGTGGGAGCAAAGGCAGTCGTCGTCACAGCAAACTCCGGAAAGGCATACCAGACAGCGCTAGATTTGGTCGCTGTCTTTGGCACGTTAGTTTGCGTTGGGATCCCGCCTCCAGACCAGCCCTTGACTCTACACCCCATCACGGTTATGGATCGAGGAATCAGGATCATTGGAACTTTGGTTGGTACACGGACCGATACgcttgaggctcttgagtTTGTTCGGAGAGGAGCTGTGAAGCCAGTGGTGAACACGGTGGGTTTTGATCAACTGAATGATGTGACGAGCAAGTTTGGCAAT ATAACCGGGAAGTTTGTTGCTCAGTTCTAG
- a CDS encoding COesterase domain-containing protein, with amino-acid sequence MNLKTFLLSSLSLLPNAHAAKPPLPTLDLPWGSYPATVLPADKNIYLFENVRFGAQPDCDSSVPKVTDCLQFNPLLLDKDDRTGPGGKSPLGIPNQDLDPDKSHTTKVPDWSGAEDCLFLDVYVPRSVFDDPGSQPPLPVTVWFYGGAYAFGTKRMNSGPLYNGRSLIKASNYTTILVAGNYRLGAFGWLAGSFMQTNGLPNAGLYDQNLLLRWVQKYIGKVHGDNNTISAWGESAGGGSILHHLIRGNGDKNPLFTRFVAQSPAFEWAWDNSVGGQLDQVYQNFSNSLGCHAPYDIECIRNPSFSLETLALANIKLFENVKQTGLFPIGPSVDNAWIKTIPTLAFSQKKFWPGIKSAIVSHCANDAQRFTPDSVVDNTTFYGFLTKFLPGESYAPLRTKIANQYNCVKDYKGDYNLCLRHVIRDASFTCNTRDLLDSYPQQAYAMNYGFPNDALAVHATDLVPLFANVDIWGQIAAMFVKGFNYTIPAAAEWGRQLRSTVIKPYLRYFSSFARYGNTNGTGDGGWPVVNGSGQLFSNVMKPSAKGWKLVEDGQNSKDTCAFWHSIAQDIMQPQPHPGWKMENADMDTDVQEEL; translated from the exons ATGAATTTGAAGACCTTCCTACTCAGCTCTTTGAGCCTCCTCCCCAACGCTCATGCAGCGAAACCCCCCCTTCCTACCCTTGATCTTCCTTGGGGATCATACCCGGCCACCGTCCTTCCAGCGGACAAAAAT ATCTACCTATTTGAGAATGTCCGCTTCGGGGCCCAGCCG GATTGTGATAGTAGCGTTCCCAAAGTTACAGATTGTCTCCAATTCAACCCACTCCTACTTGACAAGGACGATCGCACTGGACCTGGCGGTAAAAGTCCCCTTGGCATCCCTAACCAGGACCTTGACCCAGACAAGTCGCATACAACTAAGGTGCCTGACTGGAGTGGAGCTGAAGACTGTCTCTTCCTTGACGTCTATGTGCCGCGGTCGGTGTTTGACGACCCAGGTTCCCAACCGCCACTGCCCGTAACCGTCTGGTTCTACGGAGGGGCATATGCGTTCGGTACAAAGAGGATGAATTCCGGGCCCCTCTACAATGGGAGGTCCCTTATCAAAGCCTCTAATTACACAACCATCTTGGTGGCGGGAAACTACCGGCTTGGAGCTTTTGGGTGGTTGGCTGGCTCCTTCATGCAGACCAACGGCCTGCCCAATGCCGGGCTGTACGACCAGAACCTCTTGCTCCGGTGGGTTCAGAAGTACATTGGCAAGGTCCACGGAGACAACAACACTATCAGTGCTTGGGGAGAGTCGGCCGGTGGTGGTTCTATTCTCCACCACCTCATCAGAGGGAATGGAGACAAGAATCCCCTGTTCACCCGTTTTGTTGCACAGAGTCCGGCCTTTGAATGGGCGTGGGACAACTCAGTCGGCGGCCAGCTGGATCAAGTCTACCAGAACTTTTCAAATTCCCTTGGCTGCCATGCCCCGTACGACATTGAATGCATCAGAAACCCGTCATTCTCATTGGAAACCCTGGCTTTGGCGAACATCAAGCTTTTCGAGAATGTCAAACAGACCGGCCTTTTCCCCATCGGACCATCGGTGGACAATGCCTGGATCAAGACGATCCCTACTCTGGCCTTCTCCCAAA AAAAGTTTTGGCCAGGGATCAAATCCGCCATCGTCTCCCACTGTGCGAACGATGCCCAACGTTTTACCCCAGACAGTGTCGTTGACAACACTACCTTCTACGGGTTCCTGACCAAGTTCCTGCCAGGCGAGAGTTATGCCCCCTTGAGAACGAAAATTGCGAACCAGTATAATTGTGTGAAGGATTACAAGGGAGACTACAATCTCTGTCTACGCCACGTCATCCGGGATGCATCCTTCACATGCAACACAAGAGATCTCCTCGACTCGTATCCGCAGCAGGCCTACGCCATGAACTACGGCTTTCCCAATGATGCCTTGGCAGTTCATGCAACTGATCTCGTCCCGCTATTCGCTAATGTAGATATATGGGGACAGATCGCGGCCATGTTTGTGAAAGGGTTCAACTACACTATCCCAGCGGCAGCCGAATGGGGGCGACAGCTGCGCTCAACGGTCATAAAGCCCTACCTGAGGTACTTTTCGTCGTTCGCACGGTATGGAAATACTAATGGTActggagatggtggatggCCGGTTGTCAATGGATCTGGGCAGCTCTTTTCCAATGTCATGAAGCCCTCGGCGAAAGGATGGAAGCTagttgaagatggccaaaATTCGAAGGACACATGTGCCTTCTGGCACAGCATAGCGCAAGATATTATGCAACCCCAGCCTCATCCAggatggaagatggagaatgCGGATATGGATACGGATGTCCAAGAGGAGCTTTAA
- a CDS encoding Vanillyl-alcohol oxidase — protein MFCASLENPLKTASIDTKMASNSEANPLTLPPGIDAAVFHKFIAAARDVTGPENVTIISKKEQLSKDQYLDQSKAHDMFHITGKSYFVSSAVITPRDVAEVQAIVKLCNEYEIPLWPFSIGRNVGYGGAAPRVPGSIGLELGKHMNKVLKVDVDGAYALVEPGVTFTDLHEYLVANNLRDKLWVDVPDLGGGSVIGNTTERGVGYTPYGDHFMMHCGMEVVLPDGTLVRTGMGALPNPNADPNAPPHDQEPNSAWQLFNYGFGPYNDGIFTQSSLGIVVKMGVWLMPNPGGYQSYMITFPRDEDLHQAIEIIRPLRTSMVLQNVPTVRSILMDAAVMGTRASYTSSDHPLTDKELDEIAKKLNLGRWNFYGALYGPEPIRKVMWQIVKEAFSVIPGAKFYFPEDMPNNLVLQTRDLTLQGIPTTTELEWVKWLPNGAHLFFSPISKVTGDDAVAQYELSKKRCEEAGFDFIGDFCIGMREMHHIVCLVFDREDPDSCRRAHWLISQLIDDAAKRGWGEYRTHLALMDQIAHTYNFNNNAQMHLNTTIKNALDPKGILAPGKNGIWPKGYDGGKFAVRPGTLTRGPNL, from the exons ATG TTTTGTGCCTCACTTGAAAATCCTCTGAAGACAGCCTCAATTGACACCAAGATGGCCAGCAATTCCGAGGCCAATCCATTGACTCTGCCCCCTGGCATAGACGCCGCTGTCTTTCACAAGTTCATTGCGGCTGCCAGGGACGTCACTGGCCCAGAAAATGttaccatcatctccaagaaggaACAGCTAAGCAAGGACCAGTATCTTGACCAGAGCAAAGCCCACGACATGTTTCACATCACCGGCAAATCCTACTTCGTATCTTCAGCCGTCATCACTCCTCGAGACGTTGCCGAAGTTCAGGCAATCGTCAAGTTGTGCAATGAATACGAAATTCCCCTTTGGCCCTTCTCCATTGGCCGAAACGTTGGCTATGGCGGCGCTGCTCCCCGAGTTCCTGGATCCATTGGACTTGAGCTCGGCAAGCATATGAACAAGGTCCTTAAGGTTGACGTTGATGGAGCGTATGCTCTGGTAGAGCCTGGTGTCACATTTACAGACCTTCACGAATACTTGGTCGCCAACAACTTGAGGGACAAGCTCTGGGTTGATGTTCCCGACCTCGGTGGAGGATCCGTCATTGGAAACACCACTGAGCGAGGAGTTGGCTACACGCCATATG GTGATCATTTCATGATGCACTGCGGCATGGAAG TTGTACTACCGGACGGAACTCTCGTCCGCACAGGAATGGGCGCACTTCCAAACCCCAATGCTGACCCCAACGCGCCTCCCCATGACCAAGAGCCCAACTCAGCCTGGCAACTCTTCAACTACGGCTTTGGCCCCTACAATGACGGTATCTTTACTCAATCGTCCCTGGGCATCGTGGTTAAGATGGGGGTCTGGCTTATGCCGAACCCGGGAGGTTATCAGTCGTACATGATCACTTTTCCCCGAGACGAGGATCTCCACCAGGCCATCGAGATCATCAGGCCTCTCAGGACATCAATGGTTCTCCAGAATGTGCCTACTGTGAGGAGTATCCTCATGGATGCAGCTGTCATG GGCACTCGTGCGTCGTATACATCCTCTGATCATCCTCTAACCGATAAGGAACTCGATGAGATTGCAAAGAAGCTCAACCTAGGACGGTGGAACTTTTACGGTGCCCTCTACGGACCTGAGCCCATTCGAAAGGTCATGTGGCAGATCGTCAAGGAGGCGTTCTCGGTGATTCCAGGGGCCAAGTTCTACTTCCCCGAGGACATGCCAAACAATCTTGTCTTGCAGACTAGAGACCTCACACTACAAGGCATCCCAACGACGACCGAACTGGAGTGGGT AAAATGGCTCCCCAACGGAGCccacctcttcttctcccccatCTCCAAAGTCACAGGCGACGACGCGGTAGCCCAATATGAGCTCTCCAAGAAGCGCTGTGAAGAGGCCGGTTTCGACTTTATCGGTGACTTTTGCATCGGCATGCGAGAGATGCACCACATTGTCTGCCTAGTCTTTGACCGCGAAGACCCAGACTCGTGCCGTAGGGCTCACTGGCTCATTAGCCAGTTGATTGACGACGCGGCGAAGAGGGGATGGGGAGAGTATAGGACGCATTTGGCGTTGATGGATCAGATTGCGCATACGTATAATTTCAACAATAATGCGCAGATGCATCTCAACACTACCATCAAGAATGCCTTGGATCCCAAGGGTATCTTGGCGCCGGGGAAAAATGGGATCTGGCCCAAGGGATACGATGGTGGGAAGTTTGCCGTCCGACCGGGAACATTGACTCGAGGACCGAATCTGTAG